In Schistocerca piceifrons isolate TAMUIC-IGC-003096 unplaced genomic scaffold, iqSchPice1.1 HiC_scaffold_1771, whole genome shotgun sequence, one DNA window encodes the following:
- the LOC124738494 gene encoding LOW QUALITY PROTEIN: male-specific lethal 3 homolog (The sequence of the model RefSeq protein was modified relative to this genomic sequence to represent the inferred CDS: deleted 1 base in 1 codon), with protein MVPMRGSKFKFEEGEKVLCYEPDPTKARVLYDSKVLEVNVNRDKKGRKAVEYLIHFQGWNSSWDRYVSEDHILKHTEENWKLQKELAEKAQLRPTAYLYRRDHKGPKGNEVSIKRNNKSERSTGHRTASATTSREGSPDSCSTYDTSLDKDESNRRKRVTDHRKKREKSVMEDEHLGNAYEDDDSDDYGVKHESDSDDSREAHSDDEVDDHNQCGDGDLACDQDSEDFVDHNNSDNSECTTEDEASGEDAEDISQSEEGAQDTAEENFPLEFTAVMRDILDLDNELIKNTNKLVILPAKPNVVTILESYVREYAINQICGTPDNLRRKYRRRHNHQNGPLDIERINRSINICKEVADGVRIYFDFTLSGLLLYNEEKEQYEQTRNMNIKRETDLGRCQQFEKTFTEPLSYRHRGKRFHNHRSTSKVDDKESEKPLMRNPDCSANNGSFFVLVVPKKEPLPEEHDKLPSTINSSLKCKTSGSVPSVSSVEDMLRSRGCPPAALKFLSSQVLEWHLVPESMYTEKPSPPSLVYGAVHLARLFVKLPGLLHNTDMQARKLKLVLRHLQLILKYLEQNKTWFGEEFYESSLVQKME; from the exons ATGGTGCCTATGCGCGGCTCGAAGTTCAAATTTGAGGAGGGAGAAAAAGTGTTGTGCTATGAACCAGATCCAACAAAGGCGAGGGTGTTGTACGATTCCAAGGTGCTTGAAGTTAATGTGAACAGGGATAAAAAAGGACGTAAAGCTGTGGAATATCTTATTCATTTTCAGGGCTGGAATTCCTCTTGGGATCGCTATGTTAGTGAGGATCATATTTTGAAGCACACAGAAGAGAACTGGAAGCTTCAGAAAGAACTTGCAGAGAAAGCGCAGCTAAGGCCAACTGCATACCTGTATCGGCGAGATCACAAGGGGCCGAAAGGTAACGAGGTATCCATCAAGAGAAATAACAAATCGGAACGTAGCACTGGTCATCGCACAGCATCTGCTACAACCTCCCGGGAAGGTAGCCCTGATTCTTGCAGTACTTACGACACTTCTTTGGACAAAGATGAAAGTAATAGGAGGAAACGTGTTACTGATCacagaaaaaagagagaaaagagtGTGATGGAAGATGAACACTTAGGCAATGCTTATGAAGATGACGATAGTGATGACTATGGTGTAAAACATGAAAGTGATAGTGATGATAGCAGAGAAGCACACAGTGATGATGAAGTGGATGATCATAATCAGTGTGGTGATGGTGATCTCGCTTGTGATCAAGACTCAGAAGATTTTGTTGATCATAACAACTCTGATAACAGTGAGTGTACCACTGAAGATGaagccagtggagaagatgcaGAGGATATTAGCCAGTCAGAGGAAGGGGCTCAAGACACTGCAGAAGAAAACTTCCCATTGGAATTCACTGCTGTTATGAGAGACATACTGGATTTGGATAATGAACTTATTAAAAATACAAATAAGCTTGTGATATTGCCAGCAAAGCCAAATGTTGTGACAATTCTGGAATCTTACGTCAGAGAATATGCCATTAATCAGATCTGTGGTACTCCAGATAACTTACGCCGAAAGTACAGGCGGCGTCACAATCACCAGAATGGACCACTTGATATAGAACGAATAAACAGAAGTATTAATATATGCAAAGAAGTTGCAGATGGTGTAAGAATTTATTTTGACTTCACTCTGAGTGGCCTGTTATTGTACAATGAAGAAAAAGAGCAATATGAACAAACTCGGAATATGAATATTAAAAGGGAGACCGATCTGGGTAGGTGCCAACAGTTTGAAAAGACATTCACGGAGCCATTGTCATACAGACATAGAGGCAAAAGATTTCATAACCACAGG AGCACATCTAAGGTGGACGACAAAGAGTCAGAGAAACCTCTTATGAGAAACCCTGACTGTAGTGCCAATAATGGCAGTTTTTTTGTTCTGGTTGTACCAAAGAAAGAACCATTGCCGGAAGAACATGATAAATTGCCCAGCACCATAAACAGCTCCTTGAAATGTAAAACTTCTGGTTCGGTGCCAAGTGTATCATCTGTAGAAGATATGTTACGCTCCAGGGGTTGTCCACCTGCAGCTCTGAAGTTTCTTTCATCGCAAGTTTTGGAGTGGCATTTAGTTCCCGAGTCAATGTATACAGAGAAACCATCACCACCTTCTCTTGTTTATGGAGCAGTGCATTTGGCAAGATTATTTGTTAAATTACCAGGCCTCCTCCATAATACAGACATGCAGGCAAGAAAACTTAAGCTTGTGTTGAGACACTTGCAGCTAATTCTAAAGTACCTTGAACAAAATAAAACCTGGTTCGGCGAAGAGTTCTATGAAAGTAGTTTGGTACAGAAAATGGAATGA